The Bacillota bacterium nucleotide sequence GCATAAAATCGGGCAGGAACCGGTTGTCGGCGGAGGGTTCGATGATTGCATCTAAAAATGAGGCAAGGGCCGTTTCGTACTCTACATCCGGGTTCAGCCAGTTTGTATATATCTTGGCCTCTCTGGACGACTTCACCAGATAGCTCTGAATTCGTTCCTTAAAGGCCTGGATTTCCTCTTCATCGATCGGCCATGCGCCGATCAGCGTCTGGTAAATCAATAGTTCTGTATTTCCGTCAGGCACCGTGATGCCGTTTACCACCGACTTCAAATTCCAGGAACGCCATCTGTCCAAGAAAACTTCCCAGATGCCGGGAACCTCCGACAGCACGTTGATCCTTGCCTGAACGTCCTCACTTCGTTTGGCGTCGTGAGTCGACGTTGTGTTCATGGAATGAGGCCACCGGTCATTCCTCGAACGGTTGAAGCGGTGGAATTCCGGGACGGAAAGCCCTACGGTTTCAGGGTCGCCTCCAACCGTATTCAGCGAGATTAAACGGTTGTATACGTAAAGCGCCGTGTCTTCAAAGCCCTTGGCCATGATCGGTCCGGTGAACTGCTGCCAGCGCATCACAAACTGCAGCCAGTCTTTTTTTTGCCGCGCCGGTAGGTCCGCCGGAAAATCCAGCAGCAGCACCCTTCGCAGGAATTCGCATGCCGGGGTGTGCGCGGGCTGACGCGCGAGGGCTTCCTGGATCGCACCGTTGATATACGCCTGGTCGCGCGGTGAAACATTGAAGTCGCGGATATAGGTCCGGTAAACGGGAAGGCATGCCGTGACTTTGACAAGCGCCTCCTCGATATCGGAAAGGGTAAGGTCGCGTCCGTAGCGGTCGGCTTCCGCAAGTCTGCCCAGTTGTCGCGACAGCGTATATACGTCCCCGGCAAACAGTTGGAACATTACCCGGCGCTTCTGAACGTAGACTACGTCGGGAAATTCCGTTTCATAACTGCTCAAACGGGCGTATATTTCATCGAGTTTATCCGCCCCGCGCCGGTCGATAAAAACACCGTTTACCGCATTTTGAAAGATATAACCGGTGGTGCCGTCAACCGGCCAGTCCGAAGGAAGGTCCTCGTCGGCGCCTAAAATCTTCTCGACCAGCACAAAGAAACCGGGGTGCGGGTCGTTCCCGCAAAGGCGGTTCTGAAGCCGGTCAAGGTAACCGACGGGGTCGTGCAGGCCGTCGATATGGTCTATACGCAGCCCCGTAACCTGTCCTGACCGGGCCGTTTCAATAACCTTCGCATGGGTGGCCTCAAAAACATCTTCTTCCTCAATCCTTATAGATGCCAAACCGCTCACGTCGAAAAAACGGCGGTAGTTAATCTCGCGGTTTGCTACCTTCCAGAAGGCAAGGCGGTAATTCTGTCCGGCCAATATTTGGTCCAGGTTGTCGAAGCTGCGCGGATCCCCCTTCATCCCGTTAAGAATCTTCAGGTTTTCGTCAATAAAGCTCTTAATAACGCCGGAAGTGTTGTATAAACGCCAGAGCCTTCTAGTGCTTTCGCGGAACGCTTCATCAAGGCCGCTTTCCGTGGCGCGCTCCGGGAATCGTTTGAAATCATCGCGCAATTGAACCAATTGCACGAAAGCGGGCTCATCCTCCTGCAGGGTTGTCTCGCGTTCATCCAAACGGTGTCCCAGGATGCGGGCGTGTGCTTTCGGATTGAGCGGCAGGGATTCCTGGTGATACGCCACCCAGAAGCCGTCTTGAAACAGGATCAGGGAAAGCTCCTGATTTTCCAGGACTGCATGGTAAGGCGCGCCGAGGATGGGAAGCAGCACCTTTCCTGCAAGGCCGGGCCTCGGCGGATACCAGTTGATATCGAAGTAGGTCGCGTACGGTGAATCCAGTCCGTACCGGAGCACATCGCACCACCATGGGTTCTGACTATCGGCAGCCATATGGTTCGGTACGATATCAAGCAACAGTCCCATGGCCTTTTGCCGGAGCGTTACGGCCAGTGCGGCAAAGCCTTCTTCGCCTCCTAATTCCCGGTTGAAACGGGTGGGATCGGTCACGTCATAGCCGTGACCGCTTCCTCGACGGGCCTGAAAGAGAGGGGAAGTGTAAATGTCGGTAATGCCTAAAGATTCGAGGTACGGCACCAGCGTACGGGCGTCCGAGAAGCCGAACCGCTGGTTGAACTGGAGGCGGTAAGTGGCAATGGGTATACGGCAGCACATTGTCTCAGAGGACGGTTGTTGCAGAACCGCGCCCTGCAATTGTGGTTTCTTGAGAAGGTATGGGTTTTCGCTGTCCGTTACGGTACTATGTCCCACTTTCTCAGGCCGTTCCTTTCATCCGAAGCTTTTCTCCTAAAGAAGTAAAACGGCTGAGCCAGTGCCGGGCACCCTTCTCTCCATGCTCGGAGTTCTGCTGCATGTCCGGATAGAGCGTATGCAGCAGACCGTGAAAGCTGTTTTGGAGCTTCCAGAGGTTTACCTCAAAAGGAAGTGTGCGTACCATTTCAATCACGGCATCCAGTCGCCCGATTATTTCGGTATCGTAAGGATTCTCGCTCAGCTTTCCCGCGAGTCGTCCCAGGCTGTCTTCAAGGGCAAAAGCAATACGCGCTTCATCGAGTTTAATCTCCCACAACTTGGCCTCGTTCAGCAGGGAATATATCTTTTCCAAGTCGGGCATTTCGTCTTTAAACGCCCGGCGCAGTCCCGAAGAAACCACGAACGCGGCTGCCGTATGAAAAGCCTTGGGCTGCGGGATGTTAAGTTCCTTCAAAACGTGCATTAGTTCAACCTGTCTGTCGAAAATCCTCCGGTAATCCGCTTCGGCTTCTTCGAGCGTGGAGTCAAGAATCTTATTGATTATCGCACGTTGCTCGTCACGGAAAAGCTGTCCCAGCGAGTAGGTCATGCCTTTGAAGTGCTGGTCCAAAAGCCGGAGCACTTCCGGGATTTCGGAACGGTTAAAGGCGGCATTTACGTCTACGAGCATCCGCCGGTAGTCTTCTTCCCCCCGATACATCCGGACACCGCCTTTGATGTTGTGTGCCCCGGAGTAAAGCACCCCATAGCTCAGGGACGTTGATTCCCGCGTAATAACGGAACTAATCTCCACCTGTCCGATGGTCGCTTTCGTTCCGTCCTGCGAAAGGTCGTGACGGTCCTTTTGTTCGACGTTATAGCAGTATATCTGCGATTTCGCGCCGTAATCCTTAAAGAGGGAACTGATTGCGTAGTGGGCGCCCACCTTAGGCAGGTCCAGCATCGCCGGCTTGACAAACTTCTGATAAATATTTTCGCCGTCCCGGTATTCTTCAATGTTGCTTTTAGCCTTGGATAGCAGCTCAAGAAATTCCGGCTCGTATGACTTATCGAACAATTCCTGCGCCAGTTGAATCGCGCGGCCGGCGTATTGGATGACCTGAACCGTTTCGATCCCCGACAGCTCATCAAAAAACCAGCCGCAGCTCGTGAACATCAGCATCGCATGTCGCTGCATCTCGAGCAGTTTAAGGACATTGACCTCTTCCGCAGGGTTGAGGGGGTGCACGGCGTGTTTTCCCAGAAACCGGTCCACGTTTTCGGTGGAACGGTCAAGGATAACCGAAATGTAATCGTTCCGCGCCACCCAGGGATCGCGGATGTACCGGCGGGCAAGTTCCTCGTACTTTGGGCGCAGCGCATTTCTGAGCCAGTTCATGGCGTTTCGCAGGGGTGTACGCCAAGCCTGGTTCCAGCCCGGATGTCCCCCGGCATTGCAGCCGCAGTCATTGCGCCAGCGCTCAATGCCGTGAAGGCAGCTCCAGGAGGAGTTTTCGATTATTTCAACCTCGTGGGTGGGCGGATGTAGTTCAAGGAACTCCGCATAATTGGTGAGGACAGCGGACTTGTTGGCTCGAATAAAATTAAGCGCGTACGCCAGCGCCATGTCACCATGAAAATGATGATGGCCGTAAGTCTCACCGTCGGTGGCTATGTGCATAAGCTGGGGCCTGGTCCGTGTATCGCTGAAGCCGCCGAGCAAGCGGTTCGCGAAGCGTTCGCCGTTGGCCAGAAGCTTCTCGAAGGCCACCGCGCGGGAGACGGGACCATCGTAAAAAAATATATTTATCTTTCTTCCGGACGGGAGATTAAGCAGGTAGCACATCGAAGGGTCGATCCCCTTGTCGCCCGCCTGTTCCCAGGCGGACGAGCCGATTGCACGGTACTTCCGGGCCTGGTGCTGGGCGAGGATTACAAATGAAATACCTTGTTCAGCAGCGATGTCCAGCGTTTCCAGGTCGACCGCCGTTTCCGGCAGCCATATGGCTTCCGGCTTCCGGCCGAAGCGGTGCTCAAAATCCCGAATCCCCCAGAACACCTGAGTATATTTATCCTCTTTGCAGGCCAGAGGCATGATCATATGGTTATAGGTCTGGGCGAGCGCCGAACCATGCCCGGAAAAGTTCTGACGGCTTTCCCGGTCCGATTCGATTATCGCCCGGTAGACCTCCGGTTTGTTCTGCTCCATCCAGTCTAGAACAGTCGGACCGAAATTAAAGCTCATGTTGG carries:
- a CDS encoding DUF3536 domain-containing protein, whose amino-acid sequence is MDRYLCIHGHFYQPPRENPWLEDIELQDSAYPYHDWDERITAECYAPNTAARILDGDWIVKILNNYANMSFNFGPTVLDWMEQNKPEVYRAIIESDRESRQNFSGHGSALAQTYNHMIMPLACKEDKYTQVFWGIRDFEHRFGRKPEAIWLPETAVDLETLDIAAEQGISFVILAQHQARKYRAIGSSAWEQAGDKGIDPSMCYLLNLPSGRKINIFFYDGPVSRAVAFEKLLANGERFANRLLGGFSDTRTRPQLMHIATDGETYGHHHFHGDMALAYALNFIRANKSAVLTNYAEFLELHPPTHEVEIIENSSWSCLHGIERWRNDCGCNAGGHPGWNQAWRTPLRNAMNWLRNALRPKYEELARRYIRDPWVARNDYISVILDRSTENVDRFLGKHAVHPLNPAEEVNVLKLLEMQRHAMLMFTSCGWFFDELSGIETVQVIQYAGRAIQLAQELFDKSYEPEFLELLSKAKSNIEEYRDGENIYQKFVKPAMLDLPKVGAHYAISSLFKDYGAKSQIYCYNVEQKDRHDLSQDGTKATIGQVEISSVITRESTSLSYGVLYSGAHNIKGGVRMYRGEEDYRRMLVDVNAAFNRSEIPEVLRLLDQHFKGMTYSLGQLFRDEQRAIINKILDSTLEEAEADYRRIFDRQVELMHVLKELNIPQPKAFHTAAAFVVSSGLRRAFKDEMPDLEKIYSLLNEAKLWEIKLDEARIAFALEDSLGRLAGKLSENPYDTEIIGRLDAVIEMVRTLPFEVNLWKLQNSFHGLLHTLYPDMQQNSEHGEKGARHWLSRFTSLGEKLRMKGTA
- the treY gene encoding malto-oligosyltrehalose synthase; translated protein: MGHSTVTDSENPYLLKKPQLQGAVLQQPSSETMCCRIPIATYRLQFNQRFGFSDARTLVPYLESLGITDIYTSPLFQARRGSGHGYDVTDPTRFNRELGGEEGFAALAVTLRQKAMGLLLDIVPNHMAADSQNPWWCDVLRYGLDSPYATYFDINWYPPRPGLAGKVLLPILGAPYHAVLENQELSLILFQDGFWVAYHQESLPLNPKAHARILGHRLDERETTLQEDEPAFVQLVQLRDDFKRFPERATESGLDEAFRESTRRLWRLYNTSGVIKSFIDENLKILNGMKGDPRSFDNLDQILAGQNYRLAFWKVANREINYRRFFDVSGLASIRIEEEDVFEATHAKVIETARSGQVTGLRIDHIDGLHDPVGYLDRLQNRLCGNDPHPGFFVLVEKILGADEDLPSDWPVDGTTGYIFQNAVNGVFIDRRGADKLDEIYARLSSYETEFPDVVYVQKRRVMFQLFAGDVYTLSRQLGRLAEADRYGRDLTLSDIEEALVKVTACLPVYRTYIRDFNVSPRDQAYINGAIQEALARQPAHTPACEFLRRVLLLDFPADLPARQKKDWLQFVMRWQQFTGPIMAKGFEDTALYVYNRLISLNTVGGDPETVGLSVPEFHRFNRSRNDRWPHSMNTTSTHDAKRSEDVQARINVLSEVPGIWEVFLDRWRSWNLKSVVNGITVPDGNTELLIYQTLIGAWPIDEEEIQAFKERIQSYLVKSSREAKIYTNWLNPDVEYETALASFLDAIIEPSADNRFLPDFMRLQTVTAYYGALNSLSQVLLKVTSPGIPDFYQGTELWDFSLVDPDNRRPVDFKKRTAFLAELKEQEAATPPDFTGRLLSTWKDGKIKLYLTSKALYFRKNHQDLFSSGEYIPVKAAGPLNEHVCAFCRRLGDGWSLTAVPRLLARLQKAARLLEAEGTPADLTPPLNESVWGQSALVLPEGAPLRWQNVLTGEELSVVSPGITGANPADDKVLLLADLFCSFPVALLEGLDA